A genomic stretch from Oryzias latipes chromosome 24, ASM223467v1 includes:
- the ppp1r13b gene encoding apoptosis-stimulating of p53 protein 1 isoform X2 encodes MMPMILTVYLSDGEQAVAEVPITPETTCRDVVEFCKEPGESGCHLAEVWRGNERAIPFEHMMYEHLQKWGPRKQEVKFFLRHEDSPTDSSDQGSQQTQDQTNRRSGNTGEKHNENGVGSQRVELTLSELQEMATRQQQQIEAQQQMLVAKEQRLRYLKQQERRQQQSVSESEKLQRLKDRVESQEAKLKKIRAMRGQVDYSKVINAAEIEQVSSLFQEKQAELQSAVLRVEQLSVQLEDLRRGKLNGVQTGLGGQVTGAAALELRKLFQELQIRNKLNQEQNSKLQQQKELLNKRNMEVTLMDKRISELRERLYKKKAEARQKENLPLNKANGPPSPQPAAATMGRVAAVGPYIQVPVPSRQDGSYSIPPDPLKPQTLVVNNQTNSGRPKTDGVRKPPGPWKVSDLDIAVDLVPQSLPESHPGPGASSGSDGTSLNDPGWPAVIKTSTTLKPPERQNSGTDTQGKSPPSGSPITPGADKVLDSKTAVSSPAISKPQPPPYGSHLTSASTASSLERRKDAPPPRPLPNPAAPAWPRLPASTGSSSQQIQQRISVPPSPTFQPNVPVFPPGLSERLDAPLAVAVRPFIPDRGSRPQSPRKGPPTVNSSSIYHMYLQQAAPKSQPPKPALKAVYGKPVLQSGSTPPSPLPFVQAGGAFTLPQVQPGSEDILDGQLDDQESFQPLEPSAPPPSVENIPRPLSPTKLTPMVHSPLRYQSDADLEVLRKKLANAPRPLKKRSSITEPEGPSGPNIQKLLYQRFNTLAGGIEGSSVSGGGSGAGSGTPFFQPAHPPGYLGGVSRADTDNGNLLPETLAAPAQGEEEPGSEAPFATTDTNDNEEGPQQPEGDSAEAEGSEDDNNNTMGGSEVSLPSPVPEVSTPEESGVAASQPLEKRTNLKKPNSERTGHGFRVKFNPLALLLDASLEGEFDLVQRIIYEVENPSTPNDEGITPLHNAVCAGHHHIVKFLLDFGVNVNAADSDGWTPLHCAASCNSVHLCKMLVESGAAIFATTISDVETAADKCEEMEEGFIQCSQFLYGVQGKLGVMNRGTVYTLWDYAAQNPDELSFKEGDAITILRRQDDSETDWWWAQLEDKEGYVPRNLLGLYPRIKPRQRSLA; translated from the exons ATGATGCCG ATGATTTTGACAGTCTACCTCAGTGATGGCGAGCAGGCTGTGGCTGAGGTCCCCATCACGCCTGAGACCACGTGCCGCGATGTTGTGGAGTTCTGCAAAGAACCTGGAGAGAGCGGCTGCCATCTGGCTGAGGTCTGGAGAGGCAACG AGCGAGCGATCCCCTTCGAGCACATGATGTACGAACATCTGCAGAAGTGGGGGCCCCGGAAACAAGAAGTCAAGTTTTTCCTGCGGCATGAAGATTCACCGACCGACAGCAGTGATCAAG GCAGTCAACAGACCCAGGATCAAACCAACCGCAGAAGTGGGAACACTGGAGAGAAGCACAATGAGAACGGG gtGGGGAGTCAGCGCGTGGAGCTCACGCTGTCGGAGCTGCAGGAGATGGCGAccagacagcagcagcagatcgaGGCCCAGCAGCAGATGCTGGTGGCAAAG GAGCAACGCTTGCGATacctgaagcagcaggagcgcCGCCAGCAGCAGAGCGTGTCCGAGAGCGAAAAgctgcagaggctgaaggatCGAGTAGAGAGCCAGGAGGCAAAGCTCAAGAAGATTCGCGCCATGAGAGGCCAGGTGGACTACAGCAAGGTCATCAATG CTGCAGAGATCGAGCAGGTTAGCAGCTTGTTCCAAGAGAAGCAGGCGGAGTTGCAGTCAGCGGTGCTGAGGGTGGAGCAGCTGAGCGTGCAGCTGGAGGACCTGCGGAGAGGAAAGCTCAACGGCGTGCAGACTGGTCTGGGTGGCCAAGTAACTGGTGCTGCAGCTCTGGAGCTCCGTAAACTCTTCCAAGAGCTTCAG ATTCGGAACAAACTGAACCAGGAACAAAACAgcaagctgcagcagcagaaggagCTCCTCAACAAGCGGAACATGGAAGTAACGCTCATGGACAAGCGCATCAGCGAGCTGAGGGAGCGCCTCTACAAGAAAAAAGCTGAGGCACGTCAGAAAGAGAACCTTCCT CTGAACAAAGCCAACGGGCCGCCTTCCCCTCAGCCAGCTGCTGCTACTATGGGTCGGGTTGCTGCTGTGGGGCCATACATCCAAGTTCCTGTACCGAGTCGACAGGATGGAAGCTACAGCATTCCCCCAGACCCGCTGAAGCCCCAAACACTAGTTGTTAATAACCAAACTAACTCTGGCCGCCCCAAAACAG ACGGTGTGCGAAAGCCTCCAGGCCCGTGGAAAGTGTCTGATTTGGACATCGCTGTAGACCTGGTACCCCAGTCCCTTCCAGAATCCCACCCAGGCCCCGGAGCCTCTTCTGGCTCTGATGGCACTTCCT TGAATGATCCTGGCTGGCCTGCTGTTATCAAGACCAGCACAACACTGAAACCTCCTGAGAGACAGAACTCAGGGACAGACACCCAGGGCAAGAGCCCTCCCTCGGGCTCCCCCATCACTCCAGGTGCagataag GTGCTAGACTCTAAAACAGCAGTTTCCTCTCCTGCTATAAGTAAGCCACAGCCCCCACCCTACGGATCCCATCTCACCTCCGCAAGCACAGCCAGCTCTTTGGAGCGCCGAAAAGATGCCCCTCCTCCTCGGCCTCTCCCGAATCCAGCCGCTCCCGCATGGCCCCGGCTCCCTGCCTCCACGGGATCCTCCTCTCAGCAGATCCAGCAGCGCATCTCGGTGCCACCAAGCCCCACCTTCCAGCCTAATGTGCCAGTTTTCCCTCCTGGTCTGAGTGAGCGTCTGGACGCTCCGCTCGCTGTGGCCGTGCGGCCCTTCATCCCAGACAGAGGATCGCGGCCTCAGTCTCCCCGTAAAGGTCCTCCTACCGTGAACTCCAGCTCCATTTATCACATGTATCTCCAGCAGGCAGCACCAAAGAGCCAGCCCCCCAAGCCTGCCCTGAAAGCAG TCTACGGGAAGCCTGTTCTGCAATCCGGCTCCACACCTCCATCACCCCTGCCTTTTGTCCAAGCAGGGGGGGCCTTTACACTTCCCCAGGTCCAGCCTGGCAGTGAGGACATTTTAGATGGACAACTTGACGATCAGGAGAGCTTCCAGCCCCTGGAACCATCAGCGCCTCCTCCCAGCGTGGAGAATATCCCCCGACCTCTCAGCCCCACCAAGCTGACGCCGATGGTACACTCCCCTCTGCGCTACCAAAGTGACGCAGACCTCGAAGTGCTCCGAAAGAAGCTGGCCAACGCTCCAAGGCCGCTTAAGAAGCGCAGCTCCATCACAGAACCCGAAGGCCCAAGCGGACCCAACATTCAGAAACTGCTATACCAAAGATTCAACACTCTGGCAGGAGGCATCGAGGGGAGCAGTGTCTCAGGGGGAGGCAGCGGTGCGGGCAGCGGAACGCCGTTTTTTCAACCGGCTCATCCCCCTGGTTATCTGGGAGGGGTCTCTCGGGCTGACACCGACAACGGCAATCTCCTCCCTGAGACTCTGGCAGCACCGGCTCAGGGGGAGGAGGAGCCTGGCTCTGAGGCCCCGTTCGCCACCACTGATACCAACGACAACGAGGAGGGACCCCAGCAACCAGAGGGCGACTCTGCAGAAGCAGAGGGGTCGGAGgatgacaacaacaacacaatggGAGGCTCTGAAGTATCTTTGCCCAGCCCCGTGCCTGAAGTCAGCACTCCTGAGGAGAGCGGCGTGGCGGCCTCACAACCCCTG GAAAAGCGCACAAACCTTAAGAAGCCCAACTCTGAGCGCACCGGTCACGGCTTCAGAGTGAAGTTCAATCCTTTGGCTTTGCTGCTTGATGCTTCATTAGAAGGAGAGTTTGATCTGGTCCAGAGGATCATCTATGAG gttGAGAATCCCAGCACTCCCAATGACGAGGGCATCACGCCGCTGCACAACGCCGTCTGCGCTGGACACCACCACATCGTCAAGTTCCTGCTGGATTTCGGCGTGAACGTCAACGCTGCAGATAGCGACGGATG GACTCCTCTTCACTGCGCAGCCTCCTGCAACAGCGTTCACCTCTGCAAAATGCTAGTCGAGTCAGGTGCCGCCATCTTTGCTACCACTATCAGCGATGTTGAGACGGCGGCGGATAAATGTGAAGAAATGGAGGAGGGCTTCATCCAGTGTTCCCAGTTTCTATATG GTGTTCAGGGGAAGTTGGGTGTGATGAACAGGGGGACGGTGTACACTCTGTGGGACTATGCAGCCCAGAATCCGGACGAGCTGTCATTTAAGGAGGGGGACGCCATCACCATCCTCCGGCGGCAGGACGACAGCGAAACAGACTGGTGGTGGGCGCAGCTGGAAGACAAAGAGGGCTATGTGCCCCGCAACCTGCTGGGG ctttatcccaGAATCAAGCCTCGCCAGCGCTCCCTCGCATAG